The following proteins are co-located in the Hevea brasiliensis isolate MT/VB/25A 57/8 chromosome 11, ASM3005281v1, whole genome shotgun sequence genome:
- the LOC110658487 gene encoding 2-dehydro-3-deoxyphosphooctonate aldolase isoform X2, with translation MDSTLLFNNLKAAEPFFLLAGPNVIESEEHILRMANHLKTITSKLGLPLVFKSSFDKANRTSSKSFRGPGMSEGLKILEKVKIAYDIPIVTDVHETIQCEPVGRVADIIQIPAFLCRQTDLLVAAAKTGKIINIKKGQFCAPSVMINSAEKVRLAGNSNVMVCERGTMFGYNDLIVDPRNLEWMREANCPVVTDVTHSLQQPAGRKLDGGGVASGGLRELIPCIARTSVAVGVDGIFMEVHDDPLNAPVDGPTQWPLRHLEELLEELMAIARVSKGKRRMEIDLTPFSD, from the exons ATGGATTCAACATTGCTATTTAACAATCTTAAG GCAGCGGAGCCATTTTTCTTATTAGCAGGCCCCAATGTGATTGAATCTGAGGAACACATTCTCAGAATGGCCAACCACCTTAAGACTATTACATCAAA ACTTGGATTGCCATTGGTTTTTAAGTCAAGCTTTGACAAAGCTAACAGAACATCTTCAAAGTCATTTCGAGGTCCAGGCATGAGTGAAGGCTTGAAG ATTCTTGaaaaggtcaaaatagcatatgaTATTCCCATTGTTACTGATGTGCATGAAACTATTCAG TGTGAACCAGTTGGCAGAGTTGCAGATATCATACAGATTCCAGCATTTTTATGTCGTCAG ACAGATCTCCTAGTTGCAGCTGCAAAGACAGGGAAAATTATCAATATTAAAAAAGGCCAGTTCTGTGCTCCTTCT GTCATGATAAACTCAGCTGAGAAGGTTAGATTGGCTGGAAATTCAAATGTGATGGTTTGTGAACGAGGAACTATGTTTGGCTATA ATGATTTGATCGTTGATCCCCGTAATTTGGAGTGGATGAGGGAAGCCAACTGTCCTGTTGTAA CTGATGTGACACATTCACTACAACAGCCTGCTGGGAGAAAG TTGGATGGTGGAGGTGTTGCTAGTGGAGGTCTCCGTGAATTAATACCTTGCATTGCAAGGACATCAGTCGCTGTTGGGGTGGATGGTATTTTCATGGAG GTTCATGATGATCCTTTGAATGCCCCTGTGGATGGTCCAACACAATGG CCTCTACGACATTTAGAGGAACTGCTAGAAGAACTCATGGCAATAGCT AGGGTAAGTAAGGGGAAGAGACGCATGGAGATTGATCTCACACCCTTTAGTGATTAG
- the LOC110658487 gene encoding 2-dehydro-3-deoxyphosphooctonate aldolase isoform X3 yields MDSTLLFNNLKAAEPFFLLAGPNVIESEEHILRMANHLKTITSKLGLPLVFKSSFDKANRTSSKSFRGPGMSEGLKILEKVKIAYDIPIVTDVHETIQCEPVGRVADIIQIPAFLCRQTDLLVAAAKTGKIINIKKGQFCAPSVMINSAEKVRLAGNSNVMVCERGTMFGYNDLIVDPRNLEWMREANCPVVADVTHSLQQPAGRKLDGGGVASGGLRELIPCIARTSVAVGVDGIFMEVHDDPLNAPVDGPTQWPLRHLEELLEELMAIAMMARFSFWLTV; encoded by the exons ATGGATTCAACATTGCTATTTAACAATCTTAAG GCAGCGGAGCCATTTTTCTTATTAGCAGGCCCCAATGTGATTGAATCTGAGGAACACATTCTCAGAATGGCCAACCACCTTAAGACTATTACATCAAA ACTTGGATTGCCATTGGTTTTTAAGTCAAGCTTTGACAAAGCTAACAGAACATCTTCAAAGTCATTTCGAGGTCCAGGCATGAGTGAAGGCTTGAAG ATTCTTGaaaaggtcaaaatagcatatgaTATTCCCATTGTTACTGATGTGCATGAAACTATTCAG TGTGAACCAGTTGGCAGAGTTGCAGATATCATACAGATTCCAGCATTTTTATGTCGTCAG ACAGATCTCCTAGTTGCAGCTGCAAAGACAGGGAAAATTATCAATATTAAAAAAGGCCAGTTCTGTGCTCCTTCT GTCATGATAAACTCAGCTGAGAAGGTTAGATTGGCTGGAAATTCAAATGTGATGGTTTGTGAACGAGGAACTATGTTTGGCTATA ATGATTTGATCGTTGATCCCCGTAATTTGGAGTGGATGAGGGAAGCCAACTGTCCTGTT GTAGCTGATGTGACACATTCACTACAACAGCCTGCTGGGAGAAAG TTGGATGGTGGAGGTGTTGCTAGTGGAGGTCTCCGTGAATTAATACCTTGCATTGCAAGGACATCAGTCGCTGTTGGGGTGGATGGTATTTTCATGGAG GTTCATGATGATCCTTTGAATGCCCCTGTGGATGGTCCAACACAATGG CCTCTACGACATTTAGAGGAACTGCTAGAAGAACTCATGGCAATAGCT ATGATGGCTCGCTTCTCATTTTGGTTGACTGTTTGA
- the LOC110658487 gene encoding 2-dehydro-3-deoxyphosphooctonate aldolase isoform X1, producing the protein MDSTLLFNNLKAAEPFFLLAGPNVIESEEHILRMANHLKTITSKLGLPLVFKSSFDKANRTSSKSFRGPGMSEGLKILEKVKIAYDIPIVTDVHETIQCEPVGRVADIIQIPAFLCRQTDLLVAAAKTGKIINIKKGQFCAPSVMINSAEKVRLAGNSNVMVCERGTMFGYNDLIVDPRNLEWMREANCPVVADVTHSLQQPAGRKLDGGGVASGGLRELIPCIARTSVAVGVDGIFMEVHDDPLNAPVDGPTQWPLRHLEELLEELMAIARVSKGKRRMEIDLTPFSD; encoded by the exons ATGGATTCAACATTGCTATTTAACAATCTTAAG GCAGCGGAGCCATTTTTCTTATTAGCAGGCCCCAATGTGATTGAATCTGAGGAACACATTCTCAGAATGGCCAACCACCTTAAGACTATTACATCAAA ACTTGGATTGCCATTGGTTTTTAAGTCAAGCTTTGACAAAGCTAACAGAACATCTTCAAAGTCATTTCGAGGTCCAGGCATGAGTGAAGGCTTGAAG ATTCTTGaaaaggtcaaaatagcatatgaTATTCCCATTGTTACTGATGTGCATGAAACTATTCAG TGTGAACCAGTTGGCAGAGTTGCAGATATCATACAGATTCCAGCATTTTTATGTCGTCAG ACAGATCTCCTAGTTGCAGCTGCAAAGACAGGGAAAATTATCAATATTAAAAAAGGCCAGTTCTGTGCTCCTTCT GTCATGATAAACTCAGCTGAGAAGGTTAGATTGGCTGGAAATTCAAATGTGATGGTTTGTGAACGAGGAACTATGTTTGGCTATA ATGATTTGATCGTTGATCCCCGTAATTTGGAGTGGATGAGGGAAGCCAACTGTCCTGTT GTAGCTGATGTGACACATTCACTACAACAGCCTGCTGGGAGAAAG TTGGATGGTGGAGGTGTTGCTAGTGGAGGTCTCCGTGAATTAATACCTTGCATTGCAAGGACATCAGTCGCTGTTGGGGTGGATGGTATTTTCATGGAG GTTCATGATGATCCTTTGAATGCCCCTGTGGATGGTCCAACACAATGG CCTCTACGACATTTAGAGGAACTGCTAGAAGAACTCATGGCAATAGCT AGGGTAAGTAAGGGGAAGAGACGCATGGAGATTGATCTCACACCCTTTAGTGATTAG